AGTTTCTGTAGATACCCTTCGTTAGATTGTGGAGTACTTTTCTATTCCCAGTTTGATGAGAgttatttttttccaagaaaCATATGACATAAAAATCCTCTTTTAGGCATTtacattagaaaaatgaaaacatctggtcacacaaaaatctgtacataaatgtttatagctGATTTATTTGTAATTGCTGGAAACATTAGACATACCAAATGCCCcacaatggatgaatgaattacAAAACTGGTATATAAGTCAGTACTGTAGCAGACAGATTTAAAGTGACTCCCATGATCTCAACCTCCTGATGCCTTTGAGTGTGAGTGGCGATTCAACTTGCTTCAACCAACAGAATATGGCAAAGGTGATGGAATTTCACGACTATAATTATGTTACATTGTACCTAACTCCATTATGAAAGCTGACACACTCTCCCTTCTCCTGCTGGCCATGAAGAAGTTATATGTAGTGTTCTGAACTACCTATGGAAGGACAATAAGGCAGATAATTGCTGGCAAGCTTTATAACAAATTatgatattttttaactttaactcactttacgttaatcatggtgtataatcctttgaATATGCTGCTCTGGATTACGTTGGCTACATTTAGGACTTTCCCTTATGGTGCAAAGCAACCACATTTACAACCAGCCGGAATATATTTCTGTGCCTGAGGGATGcatgaagaaacaggaaaatgtgcTCCCAGAACCTCACTAAAGTGGCGTCCAGAGAAGAGGTCAGCAAAGGATCATTACGGAGGAGACTGAACAGCGGGAGGAGTGACGCGCGAGGACACCTCGACACCCGGAAGGGAAAAAGAGGCCCCCTCCTTCACAACATAGAGACACCATTACGGAGCGATTCCCATGGACCCTGGCCCAACCGGGATCAAAGGAGTCAGGAACATAGGCCACGTCCCTCTGACCCACGCACCGCCCCCTACAGACCACGTCTGCTCATGATTCCGCCCCGCCTCTCCTCTGCGGTATTGCTTACCCAACCCTTGTATCACAACCCTGCGCCCGAGCCCCAGCCTGGCCTTGTGGGCGGTCCTGCCGCTGCCTGGCCCGGCCCTCGTCCCCGCCCATCCTGGTCCTACGCCCGCCcccgcacgcacgcacgcacttCCCGCCACGCCTCCGCGCGGACCACTAACAAGCCTCGCGCAGCTCAGCAAAGCGAGCGCGGCGAGATGGACGGCAGAGTGCAGCTGATTAAGGCCCTGCTGGCCCTGCCTATTCGACCCCAGACGCGTCGCTGGAGGAACCCCATTCCCTTCCCCGAGACGTTTGACGGCGACACCGACCGGCTCCCGGAGTTCATCGTGCAGACGGGCGCCTACATGCTAGTGGACGAGACACTGTTCTCCAGCGATGCCTTGAAGGTGACGTTCCTCATCACACGCCTGACGGGACCGGCCCTGCAGTGGGTGATCCCCTACATCAGGAAGCAGAGCCCCCTCCTCAATGATTACCGGGGCTTCCTGGCCGAGATGAAGCGGGTCTTTGGATGGGTGGAGGACGAGGACTTCTAGGCCGGGAGCGCCTCGGGCCTGGGGGCGGGTGCTCGCGGGAGGTCCTCTGGCCGCGCCAGTGGCCGCTGCGCAGATCGTCAGGGGCGTCGTCCCGTCGCGCCAACCCCTCCCTCACCTCGAGTCTCCGCGATGTCCCCCGCGCGCCTGTCCCCTCCCGCGCAGTGCTTGCCTTTGTTCCAGGAATAG
This DNA window, taken from Manis pentadactyla isolate mManPen7 chromosome X, mManPen7.hap1, whole genome shotgun sequence, encodes the following:
- the LOC118935129 gene encoding uncharacterized protein LOC118935129, with amino-acid sequence MCSQNLTKVASREEVSKGSLRRRLNSGRSDARGHLDTRKGKRGPLLHNIETPLRSDSHGPWPNRDQRSQEHRPRPSDPRTAPYRPRLLMIPPRLSSAVLLTQPLYHNPAPEPQPGLVGGPAAAWPGPRPRPSWSYARPRTHARTSRHASARTTNKPRAAQQSERGEMDGRVQLIKALLALPIRPQTRRWRNPIPFPETFDGDTDRLPEFIVQTGAYMLVDETLFSSDALKVTFLITRLTGPALQWVIPYIRKQSPLLNDYRGFLAEMKRVFGWVEDEDF